Proteins co-encoded in one Uloborus diversus isolate 005 chromosome 9, Udiv.v.3.1, whole genome shotgun sequence genomic window:
- the LOC129230633 gene encoding gamma-glutamylcyclotransferase-like, translating into MTFLYFAYASNLFTKRMRLNCPSAKPKCVAELKNFRFAFIEYADLWKGGCATIVEDDVDSVWGVVWEISKEHEEALNKQEVGYTPIHVKVYKDNVELPCKTYQRPPCIGISKPSLIYKTVFVRGAKEHGLPEWYIKKLEAIEDNGYVGPVGVPVDIEV; encoded by the exons ATGACTTTCCTCTATTTTGCTTATGCTAGTAATTTATTTACTAAGCGTATGAGATTAAATTGTCCGTCTGCAAAACCGAAGTGTGTTGCTGAATTAAAA AATTTTCGGTTCGCCTTCATTGAATATGCTGATCTTTGGAAAGGTGGATGTGCCACAATAGTTGAAGATGATGTGGATTCTGTTTGGGGTGTTGTTTGGGAAATATCTAAAGAGCACGAAGAAGCCTTAAACAA acaAGAAGTTGGCTACACTCCCATACATGTCAAAGTATATAAAGATAATGTTGAACTTCCTTGCAAAACTTATCAAAGACCACCTTGTATTGGTATCAGCAAACCGTCTCTGATTTATAAAACTGTGTTTGTACGAGGCGCCAAGGAGCATGGATTACCTGAATGGTACATAAAGAAACTCGAAGCAATTGAAGATAATGGCTATGTAGGACCTGTTGGAGTGCCTGTTGATATTGAGGTGTAA